One genomic segment of Euzebyales bacterium includes these proteins:
- a CDS encoding CYTH domain-containing protein, with amino-acid sequence MYEIERKFLLDELPAATADVEPTRIDQGYLAVTDDLEVRVRARSGDHVLTVKGGRGEVRTEVTLQMSPEQFHGLWALTAGRRISKRRWVLSHEPEAKVEVEVDRFEAELEGLLIAEVEFASEEASQAFRPPDWFGREVTNDDRYRNAALATQPPPP; translated from the coding sequence GTGTACGAGATCGAACGCAAGTTTCTGCTCGACGAACTCCCCGCTGCGACCGCTGACGTCGAGCCCACGCGCATCGACCAGGGATACCTCGCCGTCACCGACGATCTGGAGGTCCGGGTCCGGGCACGCTCCGGTGACCACGTCCTGACGGTCAAGGGTGGCCGTGGAGAGGTGCGCACCGAGGTCACGTTGCAGATGTCGCCGGAGCAGTTCCACGGACTGTGGGCGCTCACGGCGGGGCGGCGGATCAGCAAGCGGCGCTGGGTGCTATCGCATGAACCTGAAGCCAAGGTCGAGGTTGAGGTTGACCGCTTCGAGGCCGAGCTGGAGGGTCTGCTGATCGCCGAGGTGGAGTTCGCATCGGAGGAAGCCAGCCAAGCGTTCAGGCCACCGGACTGGTTCGGGCGCGAGGTCACCAATGACGACCGGTACCGCAACGCGGCCCTGGCGACGCAGCCGCCCCCACCGTGA
- a CDS encoding M67 family metallopeptidase: MTTMQPSREFHLDRSTHDDLIEHARSDVPYEVCGLLAGAGGRLTAHYRIPNAARSMTFYNMDPTAMLAAMNEMDDNDWDLLGIYHSHTHTEAYPSSTDIELAFYADAVYLIVSLQDPQDPHIRAFDIVDGEVRERTLVIDGERSATDPAAPTAGNM, from the coding sequence ATGACGACGATGCAGCCGAGTCGCGAGTTCCACCTCGACCGCTCGACCCACGACGACCTGATCGAGCACGCCCGCAGCGACGTCCCGTACGAGGTCTGCGGGCTGCTCGCGGGCGCAGGCGGTCGCCTGACCGCGCACTACCGCATCCCCAACGCCGCGCGGTCGATGACCTTCTACAACATGGACCCCACAGCGATGCTCGCCGCCATGAACGAGATGGACGACAACGACTGGGACCTGCTGGGCATCTACCACTCCCACACCCACACCGAGGCGTACCCGTCGAGCACCGACATCGAGTTGGCCTTCTATGCCGACGCGGTCTACCTGATCGTCTCGCTGCAGGACCCACAGGATCCACACATCCGCGCGTTCGACATCGTCGACGGTGAAGTGCGCGAGCGTACCCTCGTGATCGACGGGGAACGTTCCGCGACGGATCCGGCCGCGCCGACCGCCGGGAACATGTGA
- the murI gene encoding glutamate racemase — protein MPDRRPIGVFDSGVGGLTVARALLDLLPDERIVYFGDTARFPYGTKSIGELRRFVDEVVAWLDRADVKMIVAACNSATAAAVEPEDGVALNAPVPVVGVIRPAVASAARATRNGRVGVIGTAATIGSRSYEHAFAALAPDVEVVSQACPALVSFVEDGRTTDPDVLDRVRADLAPLITTRVDTMILGCTHYPLLTGVLSYVLGPDVLLISSAEETARRVVARLFDDDLLADRRSGPHRFVASGDADAFRHLAMRFLGPRLAAVDVEQPWRELASS, from the coding sequence GTGCCTGACCGGCGTCCCATCGGCGTCTTCGACTCGGGCGTCGGCGGGCTGACTGTCGCGCGGGCCCTGCTCGACCTACTGCCCGACGAGCGCATCGTCTACTTCGGCGACACCGCGCGGTTCCCCTACGGCACCAAGAGCATCGGCGAGCTCCGACGCTTCGTTGACGAGGTCGTCGCGTGGCTGGACCGTGCCGACGTCAAGATGATCGTCGCGGCGTGCAACAGCGCGACCGCGGCGGCGGTCGAGCCCGAGGACGGGGTCGCGTTGAACGCGCCGGTGCCGGTCGTGGGGGTCATACGTCCGGCGGTCGCCTCGGCCGCGCGGGCGACGCGCAACGGGCGTGTGGGGGTCATCGGGACCGCGGCGACGATCGGATCGCGCAGCTACGAGCACGCGTTCGCCGCGCTGGCGCCCGACGTCGAGGTCGTCTCCCAGGCGTGCCCGGCGCTTGTGTCGTTCGTCGAGGACGGGCGAACGACCGACCCCGACGTGCTCGATCGGGTGCGGGCCGACCTGGCACCGCTCATCACCACGCGCGTCGACACGATGATCCTCGGCTGCACCCACTACCCGCTGCTGACCGGCGTGCTCAGCTACGTGCTCGGACCCGATGTGCTGCTGATCTCCAGCGCCGAGGAGACGGCGCGGCGGGTGGTCGCGCGCCTGTTCGACGATGACCTGCTCGCCGACCGGCGCTCGGGGCCGCACCGGTTCGTCGCGAGCGGTGACGCCGACGCGTTCCGGCACCTGGCCATGCGGTTTCTCGGGCCACGGCTGGCAGCGGTTGATGTCGAGCAACCATGGCGTGAACTAGCCTCGTCCTAG
- a CDS encoding cysteine synthase family protein, translating into MLLSDPTLAVGNTPLVKVAALSPADYEIYVKLEGNNPTGSIKDRVALYLLTDAERRGEIAQGSRIIEPTSGNTGIALAALCVARGYKLTCVMPENTSEERRTILELYGADIVFSPAGEGSNGAVRLAREIADGDDDVYMPFQYGNESNPRAHYETTAPEIIADLPDLAAVVSGLGTGGTLAGVGRRLKEHDPDIKVFAAEPEYGDLVYGLRNLDEGFVPPIFDPTLLDGRIKVDSQRSLEATRALAQHAGIFGGVSTGAALSVAQRMCSPDRLPEGSKVVVISADGGWKYLSTGAFGAGDPTTLAEGLADTVWA; encoded by the coding sequence ATGCTGCTGTCGGATCCGACGCTGGCTGTCGGCAACACGCCCCTGGTCAAGGTGGCCGCGCTGTCGCCGGCTGACTACGAGATCTACGTCAAGCTCGAGGGCAACAACCCCACGGGCTCGATCAAGGACCGCGTGGCGCTGTACCTGCTCACCGACGCCGAGCGGCGCGGCGAGATCGCGCAGGGATCGCGGATCATCGAGCCGACCAGCGGTAACACGGGCATCGCGCTGGCCGCCCTGTGCGTCGCGCGAGGCTACAAGCTGACCTGCGTGATGCCCGAGAACACCTCCGAGGAGCGGCGGACGATCCTCGAGCTGTACGGTGCCGACATCGTGTTCTCGCCGGCGGGCGAGGGCTCCAACGGCGCGGTGCGCCTGGCGCGCGAGATCGCCGACGGCGATGACGACGTCTACATGCCGTTCCAGTACGGCAACGAGTCGAACCCCCGCGCCCATTACGAGACCACCGCGCCGGAGATCATCGCCGACCTGCCCGACCTCGCCGCCGTCGTTTCCGGTCTGGGGACGGGCGGTACCCTGGCCGGTGTCGGTCGTCGCCTCAAGGAGCACGACCCCGACATCAAGGTGTTCGCCGCCGAGCCCGAGTACGGCGACCTGGTCTACGGGCTTCGCAACCTCGACGAGGGGTTCGTGCCGCCGATCTTCGACCCGACGCTGCTCGACGGTCGGATCAAGGTCGACTCGCAGCGCTCGCTCGAGGCGACGCGTGCGCTCGCCCAGCACGCCGGCATCTTCGGGGGCGTGTCGACGGGAGCAGCACTGTCGGTCGCGCAACGCATGTGCAGCCCCGACCGCCTGCCCGAGGGCAGCAAGGTCGTGGTCATCTCGGCCGACGGTGGCTGGAAGTACCTGTCGACCGGCGCATTCGGCGCCGGGGACCCGACGACGCTCGCCGAGGGCCTCGCCGACACCGTGTGGGCCTGA
- a CDS encoding MoaD/ThiS family protein, which produces MAIEVRVPTVLRKHTDGQRRVSGDGDHLREVINDLGHRHDGLKSALMADDGSLHRFINVYVNDEDVRFMKGIDTPLSDGDIVSILPAVAGG; this is translated from the coding sequence ATGGCGATTGAGGTTCGAGTGCCGACAGTGCTGCGCAAGCACACCGACGGCCAGCGGCGCGTGTCCGGCGACGGAGACCACCTGCGCGAAGTCATCAACGACCTCGGCCACCGTCACGACGGGCTGAAGTCCGCACTGATGGCCGACGACGGCAGCCTGCATCGCTTCATCAACGTCTACGTCAACGACGAGGACGTGCGGTTCATGAAGGGCATCGACACTCCGCTGTCCGACGGTGACATCGTGTCGATCCTCCCAGCCGTCGCAGGAGGGTAG
- a CDS encoding MBL fold metallo-hydrolase, whose amino-acid sequence MVKVTVLGSAGSHPGNGRACSSYLVTAGDHHLLLDCGNGSVTNLMDAVDPADLDAVIISHMHPDHFVDLYGLHYALRFHERGAKKVDVYAPAGARELMTCLLLGDSADSFNRHLPVHVAAASDTLEIGPFVVDLYAANHPIETLASRVAVDGRVVAYSGDSGGTDELIACAEGADLFICDSTWVSRDAPFPSGVHMTGTEAGQHSTAAGAQRLMVTHVFPQREPEQVAADAETVYDGLVWVAVDREEYEL is encoded by the coding sequence ATGGTCAAGGTGACGGTGCTGGGCAGTGCCGGCAGCCATCCTGGCAACGGGCGGGCGTGCTCATCGTACCTGGTCACGGCCGGTGACCACCATCTGCTGCTGGACTGTGGCAACGGCTCGGTGACGAACCTGATGGACGCCGTTGATCCGGCGGACCTCGACGCGGTGATCATCAGCCACATGCACCCCGATCACTTCGTCGACCTCTACGGCCTGCACTACGCCCTGCGGTTCCATGAGCGGGGAGCCAAGAAGGTCGACGTCTATGCCCCGGCCGGGGCGCGTGAGCTCATGACGTGCCTGCTGCTCGGCGACTCCGCCGACAGCTTCAACCGGCACCTGCCCGTGCACGTCGCCGCCGCAAGCGACACGCTCGAGATCGGGCCGTTCGTGGTCGACCTGTACGCGGCGAACCATCCGATCGAGACGCTCGCGTCGCGGGTGGCGGTCGACGGTCGCGTCGTCGCCTACTCCGGCGACAGCGGCGGCACCGACGAGCTCATCGCGTGCGCAGAGGGCGCGGATCTGTTCATCTGCGACTCGACCTGGGTGTCGCGCGATGCGCCGTTCCCGTCCGGCGTGCACATGACCGGCACCGAGGCGGGTCAGCATTCCACCGCTGCCGGAGCCCAGCGGCTGATGGTGACACATGTCTTTCCACAACGTGAACCCGAGCAGGTGGCCGCCGACGCCGAGACCGTTTATGACGGTCTGGTGTGGGTCGCGGTCGACCGGGAGGAATACGAACTGTGA
- a CDS encoding amino acid aminotransferase, which produces MLDTVRTLPPDAILGLIGAYQRDPNPDKIDLGAGVYRNSAGETPIIAAVRTAEERLLASERTKSYVAPPGDPAFIVGVTRELFGADHPVLAEERVGAVQSVGGCGALRLGAELINRLRPGTPTWVSTPTWPNHEPLLGDAGLKIHAYPYYDHDAHAVDGGAMLAALAALGRDEVVVLHGCCHNPCGADLTRQQWDAVADLALERGFTPFVDIAYHGLGDGLDEDAYGVRTLAERLPELLVAYSCSKNFGLYRERAGLICAVTSTADTSAAARSQLNSIARGIYSMPPAHGAAIVGHILSDDELTASWRSELADMRERLLGVRRLFADQMAQRGADFGFIADERGLFSFLGISPAQVERLRDDHSVYLVGSSRINVAGITEANVDRLADALAAVLDT; this is translated from the coding sequence ATGCTGGACACTGTGCGCACACTGCCACCCGACGCCATCCTCGGGCTGATTGGCGCCTACCAGCGCGATCCGAACCCCGACAAGATCGACCTTGGCGCAGGCGTCTACCGCAACAGCGCCGGCGAGACGCCCATCATCGCCGCGGTGCGCACCGCCGAGGAGCGCCTGCTGGCGTCCGAGCGGACCAAGAGCTACGTCGCACCGCCGGGCGACCCGGCGTTCATCGTGGGGGTGACCCGCGAGCTGTTCGGTGCCGACCACCCCGTGCTGGCCGAGGAGCGCGTCGGCGCCGTGCAGTCAGTGGGCGGCTGTGGTGCGCTGCGGCTCGGCGCCGAGCTGATCAACCGCCTGCGGCCGGGGACCCCGACGTGGGTCAGCACGCCCACGTGGCCCAACCACGAACCGTTGCTGGGTGATGCCGGACTGAAGATCCACGCCTACCCGTACTACGACCACGACGCCCACGCGGTCGACGGCGGCGCGATGCTGGCGGCGCTTGCGGCCCTCGGGCGCGACGAGGTCGTGGTGCTGCACGGCTGCTGCCACAACCCGTGCGGGGCGGACCTGACCCGGCAGCAGTGGGACGCCGTCGCCGACCTGGCGCTGGAACGTGGGTTCACGCCGTTCGTCGACATCGCCTACCACGGCCTCGGTGACGGGCTCGACGAGGACGCCTATGGCGTGCGCACGCTCGCGGAGCGGCTGCCGGAGCTACTGGTCGCCTACTCGTGCTCGAAGAACTTCGGGCTGTACCGCGAGCGGGCCGGGCTGATCTGCGCGGTGACCTCCACGGCCGACACCTCCGCCGCGGCACGTAGCCAGCTCAACTCGATCGCGCGTGGCATCTACTCGATGCCGCCGGCGCACGGTGCCGCGATCGTCGGCCACATCCTCAGCGACGACGAGCTGACCGCCAGCTGGCGCAGCGAACTGGCCGACATGCGTGAGCGGCTGCTGGGTGTGCGGCGGCTGTTCGCCGACCAGATGGCGCAACGCGGCGCCGACTTCGGTTTCATCGCCGACGAGCGCGGCCTGTTCTCGTTCCTGGGCATCTCACCGGCACAGGTCGAGCGCCTGCGGGACGACCACAGCGTATACCTGGTCGGGTCGAGCCGGATCAACGTCGCCGGCATCACGGAGGCCAACGTCGACAGGCTCGCCGACGCACTGGCTGCGGTGCTCGACACCTGA
- the rph gene encoding ribonuclease PH yields MSTSSRAQRDEQSDEDTEHKRHDGRLSNDLRPVTFELGVQRFAEGSVMVSFGDTQVLCAASVQPEVPRWLRGSGGGWVTAEYAMLPRATSERTRREVSSGRPKGRTQEIQRLIGRALRSVIDLEALGEQVIVVDCDVIVADGGTRTAAITGGWLALSLALDAMVADGTLRSAPTLEPVAAVSVGIVDGVSVLDLDYREDVAAQVDMNVVATADGRIVEVQGTAEGFPFTRDQLDELLDLALVGCRQLTLAQATALRNEVA; encoded by the coding sequence GTGAGCACTTCGAGCAGGGCCCAGCGCGACGAGCAGTCCGACGAAGACACGGAGCACAAGCGCCACGACGGGCGCCTCAGCAACGACCTGCGTCCCGTTACGTTCGAGCTTGGCGTACAGCGTTTCGCCGAGGGATCGGTGATGGTGAGCTTCGGCGACACCCAGGTGCTGTGTGCGGCGAGCGTGCAGCCGGAGGTGCCACGCTGGCTGCGGGGGTCCGGTGGGGGTTGGGTCACCGCGGAGTACGCGATGCTGCCCAGGGCCACGTCGGAGCGGACGCGCCGCGAGGTCAGTTCCGGTCGTCCGAAGGGACGGACCCAGGAGATCCAGCGCCTGATCGGTCGCGCGTTGCGGTCGGTGATCGATCTCGAGGCGCTGGGGGAGCAGGTCATCGTCGTCGACTGCGACGTGATCGTCGCCGATGGTGGGACCCGCACCGCGGCCATCACGGGTGGCTGGCTAGCCCTGTCGCTGGCGCTGGACGCGATGGTCGCCGACGGCACGCTGCGATCCGCGCCCACGCTGGAGCCGGTGGCGGCGGTCAGCGTCGGCATCGTCGACGGGGTCAGCGTGCTCGACCTGGATTACCGGGAGGACGTCGCCGCGCAGGTCGACATGAACGTCGTCGCGACCGCCGACGGGCGCATCGTCGAGGTCCAGGGCACCGCCGAGGGCTTCCCGTTCACGCGTGACCAGCTCGACGAGCTGCTCGACCTCGCGCTCGTCGGCTGTCGCCAGCTCACGCTGGCCCAGGCGACCGCCCTGCGCAACGAGGTGGCATGA
- the rdgB gene encoding RdgB/HAM1 family non-canonical purine NTP pyrophosphatase, which translates to MTTVVLATRNRHKVVELRRILDGAPVELVSGLDLDVPDVDETGETFAENALLKARACVQATGLPSVADDSGLVVDALDGAPGVRSARYAGEDADDDANLRLVLERLNAATRRTARFVCVAALVTPDGQEVTEDGVVDGVLTDAPRGEGGFGYDPIFIAVGQQRTNAELTPDQKDAISHRGAAFRAIRPHLVEWASA; encoded by the coding sequence ATGACGACGGTCGTGCTCGCGACACGCAACCGGCACAAGGTCGTCGAGCTGCGGCGCATCCTCGACGGCGCGCCGGTCGAGCTGGTCAGCGGCCTCGATCTCGACGTCCCCGACGTCGACGAGACCGGTGAGACGTTCGCCGAGAACGCGCTGCTCAAGGCGCGTGCCTGCGTGCAGGCGACCGGGTTGCCGTCGGTTGCCGACGATTCGGGCCTCGTGGTCGACGCGCTCGACGGGGCGCCGGGGGTGCGGTCCGCCCGCTACGCGGGGGAGGATGCCGACGATGACGCGAACCTGCGGCTCGTGCTCGAACGGCTCAACGCGGCGACACGCCGCACGGCGCGCTTCGTGTGCGTCGCGGCCCTGGTGACCCCCGACGGGCAGGAGGTCACCGAGGATGGCGTCGTGGACGGCGTGCTGACCGATGCGCCCCGCGGTGAGGGCGGGTTCGGCTACGACCCGATCTTCATCGCGGTCGGTCAGCAGCGGACCAACGCCGAGTTGACGCCCGACCAGAAGGACGCCATCTCGCATCGAGGGGCGGCATTCCGGGCCATCCGCCCCCACCTCGTGGAGTGGGCGTCCGCCTGA